Genomic segment of Candidatus Rickettsiella isopodorum:
TAAACTCACTCCCAATTTAGTCCCGTATCACGTAGCTTTTCCAATCACTTTTCAAGGGATGCCCAAGGATCAAATCTTTGAGTGCCAAAATAGCTTGTTGAATACGTAATTGATTAGCGGCGGTCGCGGGGAGCAACTTTGCCACCACGCGACCATGTTTAGTCATAACGATTTGCTCACCTTTTTCAACTTTATCGAGTAACGCTGAAAAATGCGCCTTGGCTTCAAGCGCCTATCGTTTTCATATCGACCTCGCTAAATTAAACGAGTTAATCATAACGCATCCGATTAACCCGTAATCACCTCGGTTAATAAGTCATTAGTAATAGATTTAATGACGCTCTTTTTTGCGCATTGGGATACCCAAAATACGCTAACACTTCAATCGAGGTGTAACGCTTATTACATTTTGGACAATGTCTTCTGCGTAAGATTTTTCTCCCCTCCCCTGTTTTACGTGAATTAATAACACGAGTTTTGGCATATTCACAAAACGGATTTAAACACTTCATCGTTTTATTTCCTATAACGTTACATAAAGAAAAAAATTTAATCCTTTAATATTGAGTAATTTTTAAAATTTTTTAAGTCTCTAAGCTAAGTTTAAACCTTTTTTTAGTGGGCAAAACTACAAAATAAGCTTTCGCTGCTCTAGTCTGTTACAAACGACGTATCGTCCCTGACTGTATGACATAACGCCTTAAATGCTTAGGATCATTTTTTACTAATTTACGCCTCATTTTTAATTTTTTATGCCGCATTTTTTTATACAATCGAAACTCTCTTACCAATGGAAAACAATTAATCAGTAATGATAAAAATCGTGAACGTTTTAACATTATTTATTCCTTAAAATGAATTATAAATTTAGTTGTACGAAAATCTATTATTAGGTTTATTTTTCCTCCTTAGTGTTTAAATGATTAGAATTTAAGATTTGCTTTATATCCCTAGGTCTAGGAATATATTCAGTAAAACCATTTAATTTATTTTGATGTTCAATTTGTCCAGTTAAATACTGCGGTACTATTGCCAATTTTTTTAACGCATAATTATTTCGATAACGACGTTCAAATTCTTTTTGTAAAAAAATCAACTCTCGTTCTGGTTGTTGACATAAAAAAATCCATCCACCCATATCTCTAATCACACCGTGAATCAATGGATCGGCGAATATCACACTCTCGTAATGACCCACTTGACGAATGGTAGTAATAACTTCTATCCAAGCCGCTAAACTTTTGCTTTCTGTATCACCTTCTATTGCTCTTATCCAATCGGCAGGACTTGGAAAATTTCTTTTGGCATAGTCTGGATTTTTTAAAAAATCCCATAAAGTTGATTCAAACACGAGGAAAGAATATTTTTTTAAACAATTCCAATAGGTATGTAACAATAACGAAGAAAGTTTGCGATTATACACTTCAGCTAGGACCATTAATCCTTGAGTAAATTTCTCCTGGTCCTGCGTGATCATAAAATTTTTTTTCCTTTTAATAATTGAAAATTATTTTGTTTATTAGAGGGTTGATCATGGTCTAAAGCGGTAGTCAACCATTTTTTAGCGATTTGTACATTATGTTCAAAAGTAATCGGAAATGAATGACGTGCAGAAGAAAACTGCAATTTTTGTTGTTGTTCTTTAGCCAGCCAAGCATGAATATGTCTCAAAATATTAGCACGTTGTTTACGTTTATCAGGATTAGCAACATTCCAAATAACCAGCTTGTGCAATTCTTTTAGAACATCAATTTCACTATAAATACTCTGCCATTTTTTAAACTCTTGGTGTGTTACCTGATAAACAACATTCCCATCGAGAGGTATCGTTAATAAAAATTCTGAGCTTGAGGCATGGGAATGATTGATATTTATAGGCAAACGTTCTTGGGGTTGGGATTGTGAGCCTTCAGTCTCTTCCTGTTCCTGTTCCTGTTCCTGTTCCTGTTCCTGATTAGAGCAAGGCTTAGCCCTTGATTGCTTAGAATCTTTTACTTCATATTGGTGTAAGGTTTCTGTAAAAGCTAATGCAAAGGCTTTGCCTAAGCCTCTAATAAACGACTCTAATTTATAATAGGCTTCATTTTTCAATGCACATTCTGGAATTTCATCCCAATGTACCGCCCAACTTCTCACTACATTAGGTGACTGTGGTTTATTGTATTTAATCGCATTAGGAATAAAAATAACACGCGCTTTCAGATCCGCTTTCACCAAGCCTTGAGTCATCACTTCTTTCAACGCACGTTGAAATCCTATTAATGACCACGCTAATTCTTCTGCCATAGCACCCGCACCTGCGCGATAAAGACCAGGAATTGAGGTTGTGTGCGGATTACTTAACAGATAAAGAAAAAG
This window contains:
- a CDS encoding DUF6475 domain-containing protein; the encoded protein is MITQDQEKFTQGLMVLAEVYNRKLSSLLLHTYWNCLKKYSFLVFESTLWDFLKNPDYAKRNFPSPADWIRAIEGDTESKSLAAWIEVITTIRQVGHYESVIFADPLIHGVIRDMGGWIFLCQQPERELIFLQKEFERRYRNNYALKKLAIVPQYLTGQIEHQNKLNGFTEYIPRPRDIKQILNSNHLNTKEEK